A DNA window from Luteolibacter luteus contains the following coding sequences:
- a CDS encoding DEAD/DEAH box helicase, protein MEDALAAISARPALHEWIATEGWGSRFDRITRLRGNDYANERSIRDVEWIDIEGAGELIVTASVQGTRRKPYETSVVLRESRGLWTVESECTCPVGSYCKHAVALLQLLRTKIAEPPPSPAPPVSKTALEPGLASWLEELEAAATPDDANDAVKSAETRFLAYCIERAPETAPHEFEFILRVGNRLKDGTIRILGGQASADPAKPARYMTRDDLMLVTLYRQRHHRHRTWNEVPLEGLGWSELLDGALKTGRLFFGTPGDAYRGSSAYQALKAGEALPVSVAWESQPDGGAKPVVSGVGPELSLLATMPPRYLDLEQGLTGLLRSPVPGPVLAAWLRGPVIPSERVKDVIGRLGSMPALALPLPLALETVERPAVSPRPHLRVHRHVFADAWQRKEVILGELSFTYGDSPRLHPLEQGDPQQHAAVVNGQRIVWPRDLQAERSAEGRLASVGLVPVLRSIPKKLVDARTRHSVIAARPFPTHEAAWVEILQHPYLEELKQEGWVIETDANAGVRSRQVVEFLPQIEADADHGIDWFRFDVSYELDGKRFSLIPVIAEAIASGFTTEAATSGFITIRCEDPADGFIRFPAKELMEIVEQVRHLFQGRTGSGPIRLDRMEAAAVADGLEIDSSDTSRVLSRLGKNLREITALPELAVPDTVQAELRPYQQQGFRWLQFLTEHGLNGILADDMGLGKTLQTLAHLAAEHAKQPGKPSLVIAPTSVVPNWAAEAAKFVPDMPVVMLHGPQRHEAIDRIPEAAVVFTSYPLLSRDFALLSQQEWHLVVLDEAQHIKNPKAAVAVNACKLKAAHRLCLSGTPMENHLGELWGLMRFLMPGFLGDEKSFNTRVRKAIERERSQDAQAALKKRVGPLILRRTKDEVAKELPEKTEIIHGIELSKRQTDLYETVRASMDKRVREAIEERGLAKSHIIVLDALLKLRQICCHPQLLKVEAARRVVESAKLEYLKDELLPTLLEDGRRILIFSQFTSMLGLIQEHLEREGIRHLKLTGQTKDRAAMVKEFQSGEVPVFLISLKAGGTGLNLTAADTVIHYDPWWNPAAENQATDRAHRIGQMKPVFVHKLVCRGTIEERILELQKHKAALVEALLSDDTSKLTIDAATLSHLLEPLG, encoded by the coding sequence ATGGAGGATGCCCTAGCCGCTATCTCCGCGCGGCCCGCTCTGCACGAGTGGATCGCGACGGAGGGCTGGGGCAGCCGCTTCGACCGGATCACGAGGCTGCGTGGGAATGACTACGCGAACGAACGCAGCATCCGGGATGTCGAGTGGATCGACATCGAAGGCGCGGGCGAACTGATTGTCACCGCTTCGGTCCAAGGGACGCGGCGGAAACCTTACGAGACGTCGGTAGTCCTGCGTGAATCGCGAGGACTCTGGACCGTGGAGAGCGAGTGCACTTGTCCGGTGGGTTCGTACTGCAAGCACGCGGTGGCGCTGCTACAGCTGCTGCGGACGAAGATTGCCGAGCCGCCGCCATCACCCGCGCCTCCTGTTTCCAAGACCGCGCTGGAGCCTGGTCTGGCGAGCTGGCTGGAGGAGCTCGAGGCGGCAGCGACACCGGATGATGCCAATGATGCGGTGAAGTCGGCGGAGACGCGCTTCCTCGCCTACTGCATCGAGCGGGCACCGGAGACGGCGCCGCATGAGTTCGAGTTCATCCTGCGGGTGGGAAACCGCCTGAAGGATGGCACCATCCGCATTCTGGGTGGCCAAGCCAGCGCGGATCCCGCGAAGCCGGCACGCTACATGACGCGTGATGACCTGATGCTGGTGACGCTTTACCGGCAGCGGCATCACCGGCACCGCACATGGAACGAGGTGCCGCTGGAAGGGCTGGGCTGGAGCGAGCTGTTAGATGGAGCGCTGAAGACCGGCCGCCTCTTTTTTGGAACGCCGGGCGATGCTTACCGGGGCTCGTCCGCCTATCAGGCCTTGAAGGCGGGTGAAGCGCTGCCAGTGAGCGTGGCATGGGAATCCCAGCCTGATGGCGGGGCGAAGCCGGTGGTGAGCGGCGTGGGCCCGGAGCTTTCCCTGCTGGCGACCATGCCTCCCCGCTATCTGGATCTGGAGCAGGGGCTAACCGGACTACTGAGAAGCCCGGTGCCCGGGCCGGTGCTGGCGGCGTGGCTGCGCGGGCCCGTGATCCCATCGGAGCGGGTCAAGGATGTGATCGGGCGGCTGGGCTCGATGCCTGCGCTTGCACTGCCCCTGCCACTTGCCTTGGAAACCGTGGAGCGTCCGGCGGTCTCGCCGCGGCCTCATTTGCGGGTGCACCGGCATGTGTTTGCCGATGCCTGGCAGCGGAAGGAGGTGATCCTCGGCGAACTGAGCTTCACCTATGGCGATAGCCCGCGGCTTCACCCGCTGGAGCAGGGCGATCCGCAGCAGCACGCAGCTGTCGTGAACGGACAGAGGATTGTCTGGCCACGGGATCTCCAGGCGGAACGCTCGGCGGAGGGACGGCTGGCATCGGTGGGCTTGGTGCCGGTGCTGAGATCAATCCCTAAGAAGCTGGTGGATGCAAGGACCCGTCACTCGGTGATTGCGGCGCGGCCTTTTCCCACGCACGAGGCGGCATGGGTCGAGATACTACAACATCCGTACTTGGAAGAGCTGAAGCAGGAAGGCTGGGTGATCGAAACCGATGCCAATGCCGGGGTGAGATCGCGGCAGGTGGTGGAGTTCCTGCCACAGATCGAGGCGGACGCGGATCATGGGATCGATTGGTTCCGTTTCGATGTTTCCTATGAGCTGGATGGCAAGCGCTTCAGCTTGATCCCGGTGATTGCGGAGGCGATCGCGAGTGGCTTCACCACCGAGGCTGCGACTTCCGGGTTCATCACGATCCGCTGCGAGGATCCGGCGGATGGCTTCATCCGCTTTCCTGCGAAGGAGCTGATGGAGATCGTCGAGCAGGTGCGGCATCTTTTCCAAGGGAGGACCGGGAGCGGACCAATCCGGCTGGACCGGATGGAGGCTGCTGCGGTGGCGGATGGATTGGAGATCGATTCGTCCGATACCTCACGCGTGCTATCGCGGCTGGGGAAGAACCTGCGCGAGATCACGGCGCTGCCGGAGCTGGCAGTGCCGGATACGGTGCAGGCGGAGCTGCGGCCGTATCAGCAGCAGGGTTTCCGCTGGCTGCAATTCCTCACGGAGCACGGCCTGAACGGAATCCTGGCAGACGACATGGGTCTGGGGAAAACGCTACAGACTCTCGCCCATCTGGCGGCGGAGCATGCGAAGCAGCCGGGCAAGCCATCGCTGGTGATCGCGCCGACATCGGTGGTGCCGAACTGGGCGGCAGAGGCGGCGAAGTTCGTGCCGGACATGCCGGTGGTGATGCTGCACGGGCCGCAGCGGCATGAGGCGATCGACCGCATCCCGGAAGCGGCAGTGGTCTTCACATCCTATCCGTTGCTGAGCCGGGACTTCGCGCTGCTCTCGCAGCAGGAGTGGCATCTGGTGGTGCTGGACGAGGCGCAGCACATCAAGAACCCGAAGGCGGCGGTGGCAGTGAATGCGTGCAAGTTGAAGGCGGCGCACCGACTGTGCCTCTCCGGCACGCCGATGGAGAATCACCTGGGCGAGCTGTGGGGCCTGATGCGCTTCCTGATGCCGGGCTTCCTCGGCGATGAGAAGAGCTTCAACACGCGGGTGCGCAAGGCGATCGAGCGCGAGAGATCACAAGATGCGCAAGCGGCACTGAAGAAGAGAGTCGGACCGCTGATCCTGCGCCGCACGAAGGACGAGGTGGCGAAGGAACTGCCGGAGAAGACGGAGATCATTCACGGGATCGAGCTCAGCAAGCGGCAGACGGATCTCTATGAGACGGTGCGCGCTTCGATGGACAAGCGGGTGCGCGAGGCGATCGAGGAGAGAGGCTTGGCGAAGTCCCACATCATCGTGCTCGATGCGCTGCTGAAGCTGCGGCAGATCTGCTGTCATCCGCAGCTCTTGAAGGTGGAGGCGGCAAGGCGCGTGGTAGAGTCGGCGAAGCTGGAATACCTGAAGGACGAGCTGCTGCCGACCTTGCTGGAAGACGGGCGGCGGATTCTAATTTTCTCACAGTTCACCTCGATGCTGGGGCTGATCCAGGAGCATCTGGAGCGCGAGGGGATCCGCCATCTCAAGCTGACGGGACAGACCAAGGATCGCGCGGCGATGGTGAAGGAGTTCCAAAGCGGCGAGGTGCCGGTCTTCCTCATTTCACTGAAAGCGGGTGGCACGGGGCTCAATCTCACGGCAGCGGATACGGTGATTCATTATGATCCGTGGTGGAATCCTGCGGCAGAGAATCAAGCGACCGACCGTGCTCACCGGATCGGGCAGATGAAGCCGGTCTTCGTTCACAAGCTGGTGTGCCGCGGAACCATCGAGGAGCGCATCCTGGAACTGCAGAAGCACAAGGCGGCGCTGGTGGAGGCGCTGCTATCCGATGATACCTCGAAGCTGACGATCGATGCGGCAACGCTGTCGCATTTGCTGGAGCCGCTGGGGTGA
- a CDS encoding 3' terminal RNA ribose 2'-O-methyltransferase Hen1 translates to MLLSITNRTPDATDLGHLLHKHPARGHEVELAFGKGLVFYSMATAEECTAHLLVEVDPIDLVRSANAKQAGWALGQYVNDRPYAASSFLSVAISRAFGTALNGRCTKRPELVDQPLDLELKLPVVPAGDGAILHKLFEPLGYQVTTRRLALDPAFESWGESCFHELVLRTVQPLHVVLKHLFVLIGALDRAKHYWVGRDEIEKLLAKGEGWLPDHPEKEWIVRRYLKYQTRLAREALERLAPEPEEAEDDGEEPADSGAEPAVEKKISLHDVRLDRVAELVAALHPQSVVDLGCGSGKLICRLLKQTKIPKIVGMDVSSHVLEIAHDHLERIPPFQRLRAEIFLGSLVYRDSRIHGHDVATLVEVIEHLDGDRLDALEEVVFAAAAPRHVMVTTPNREYNVLFEGMKPGTLRHTDHRFEWTRAEFREWADRVAGAHGYEVTYEGLGEEDAAHGAPSQMAIFTRKG, encoded by the coding sequence GTGTTGCTTTCCATCACCAACCGTACGCCAGACGCGACGGACCTCGGCCACTTGCTGCACAAGCATCCGGCACGGGGTCATGAGGTCGAGTTGGCATTTGGGAAAGGTCTTGTCTTCTACAGCATGGCCACGGCGGAGGAATGTACCGCGCACCTGCTGGTAGAGGTGGATCCGATCGACCTGGTGCGCTCGGCGAATGCGAAGCAGGCGGGCTGGGCGCTGGGGCAGTATGTGAATGACCGGCCCTATGCGGCGTCTTCCTTTCTCTCCGTGGCGATCTCGCGGGCCTTTGGCACGGCCCTGAACGGTCGCTGCACGAAGCGGCCGGAGCTGGTGGATCAGCCGCTGGATCTGGAGCTGAAGCTGCCGGTGGTGCCCGCGGGTGATGGCGCGATCCTTCACAAGCTTTTCGAGCCGCTGGGATATCAGGTGACGACGCGCAGGCTGGCGCTGGACCCGGCCTTCGAGTCGTGGGGCGAAAGCTGCTTCCATGAGCTAGTGCTGCGCACGGTGCAGCCGCTGCACGTGGTGCTGAAGCATCTCTTCGTACTGATCGGTGCGCTGGATCGCGCGAAGCACTATTGGGTGGGGCGCGATGAGATCGAGAAGCTGCTCGCAAAGGGAGAAGGATGGCTTCCCGATCATCCGGAGAAGGAGTGGATCGTACGGCGCTACCTGAAGTATCAGACGAGGCTCGCACGCGAAGCCCTCGAACGGCTGGCTCCGGAACCCGAGGAAGCGGAGGATGATGGCGAAGAGCCCGCGGACTCCGGCGCCGAACCGGCGGTGGAGAAGAAGATCTCACTGCACGATGTCCGCTTGGACCGCGTGGCTGAATTGGTCGCCGCACTGCATCCGCAATCGGTCGTCGATCTGGGTTGTGGCTCGGGGAAGCTGATCTGCCGGCTCCTGAAGCAGACGAAGATCCCGAAGATTGTGGGCATGGATGTTTCCAGCCATGTATTGGAAATCGCGCATGACCATTTGGAGCGGATCCCGCCCTTCCAACGCCTTCGTGCAGAGATCTTCCTCGGCTCGCTGGTGTATCGGGACAGCCGGATCCACGGGCACGATGTGGCGACGCTGGTCGAAGTGATCGAGCACCTCGATGGCGATCGCTTGGATGCGCTGGAGGAAGTGGTCTTCGCCGCGGCGGCTCCGCGCCATGTGATGGTGACCACGCCGAACCGCGAATACAACGTGCTGTTCGAGGGGATGAAGCCGGGCACACTGCGGCACACGGACCATCGCTTCGAGTGGACGCGGGCGGAGTTCCGCGAATGGGCGGACCGTGTCGCGGGTGCGCACGGCTATGAGGTGACTTATGAAGGGCTCGGCGAAGAGGATGCCGCTCATGGCGCTCCGAGCCAGATGGCGATTTTCACCCGGAAAGGATAA
- a CDS encoding glycoside hydrolase family 16 protein, translating to MIRLSFALLMSLPGLLRAEEEAVQPPRDPAYQLVWADEFEGDGPVDETKWRFEEGFVRNHELQWYQKDNASRKNGLLVIEGRREKVKNPRFEEGSRDWKKQRWEADYTSSSITTMGKHDWTFGRFEVRARFTPLSGLWPAIWTTGRGRWPHAGEIDILEYYSGRIYANFCWAGKHGRDLWNTGSHSIGRFVTDDSWKDRFHLWVLEWDEEKMTVWLDGEVLNTQLMKHVKNQDGPAINPFLGPQAFRLNMAIGGPQGGDPSKTEFPQRYEVDYVRIYQKDG from the coding sequence ATGATCCGCCTCTCCTTCGCGCTCCTCATGTCCCTGCCCGGCCTGCTGCGTGCCGAGGAAGAAGCCGTCCAGCCGCCCCGGGACCCTGCCTACCAGCTGGTCTGGGCGGATGAATTCGAGGGCGATGGCCCGGTGGATGAAACGAAATGGCGCTTTGAGGAAGGCTTCGTCCGCAATCACGAGCTCCAGTGGTACCAGAAGGACAACGCCTCGCGGAAGAATGGCCTGCTCGTCATCGAGGGCCGGCGGGAGAAGGTGAAGAATCCACGCTTCGAGGAAGGCTCGCGCGATTGGAAAAAGCAGCGCTGGGAAGCGGATTACACCTCCTCCTCCATCACCACGATGGGCAAGCATGACTGGACCTTCGGCCGCTTCGAGGTGCGTGCCCGCTTCACCCCATTGTCCGGCCTTTGGCCTGCCATCTGGACCACAGGGCGCGGACGCTGGCCGCATGCCGGGGAGATCGATATCCTCGAGTACTACAGCGGTCGTATTTACGCGAATTTCTGCTGGGCCGGGAAGCACGGCCGGGACCTGTGGAACACCGGCTCGCACTCCATCGGGCGCTTCGTCACGGATGATTCGTGGAAGGACCGCTTCCACCTCTGGGTGCTGGAGTGGGATGAGGAGAAGATGACGGTCTGGCTGGATGGCGAGGTGCTGAACACCCAGCTCATGAAGCACGTGAAGAACCAGGACGGCCCCGCCATCAATCCCTTCCTGGGTCCTCAAGCCTTCCGTCTGAACATGGCCATCGGCGGCCCGCAGGGTGGCGATCCTTCCAAGACGGAATTCCCCCAGCGCTACGAGGTCGACTACGTCCGCATCTATCAAAAGGACGGGTGA
- a CDS encoding family 43 glycosylhydrolase, giving the protein MLLRVSSLFFAAAGFLAAAPTLPYKADFSRFPSNDWKTFDGEWSAQGGELKVNGGTGPKAVINGLQGGDFQLDVELRPESAGAQAGVVFRADDFAGGIDGFQGYYAGVKAGDNLVMWGATDPKWRGIAVRPVEVKARQWYHLRLQVAGDNAKIFVDDEPITENSWPIFDGVDAAFAKGGFALRALDGAASFRNLEIKAYRPEALASSYTNPVQNGCADPVVLKKDGKYYAYTTYSPDFPTMPRGIRLYTSNNLVNWKDEGFVLKNQDSWGDSRFWAPDIVEKDGTFYLYYAADERMCVATAKSPMGPFKQEKEAAMLPESIRIDGHVFEDDDGQRYFYYVTFGAGNEIWGGKLNEDMVSVDASTLKLMVKPDQAWERHQAPVTEGAEILKHKGTYYLTYSGSHFENPNYAVGYATSDSPLGPWKKYEANPVMKSTEYAHGTAHHCFTESPDGKEIFIVYHRHHTLKETEPRALSIDRVRFVPDPAGGPDILQIHGPTSSPQPLPSGAK; this is encoded by the coding sequence ATGCTCCTGCGCGTCTCTTCTCTCTTCTTCGCGGCTGCCGGTTTCCTGGCGGCGGCGCCCACGCTGCCTTACAAGGCTGATTTCTCGCGCTTTCCTTCCAACGATTGGAAGACCTTTGACGGCGAGTGGTCGGCACAAGGCGGTGAGCTGAAGGTGAATGGCGGAACCGGCCCGAAGGCCGTGATCAACGGGCTTCAGGGCGGCGATTTCCAATTGGATGTCGAGTTGCGTCCCGAGTCCGCGGGTGCCCAAGCGGGTGTGGTTTTCCGCGCGGATGACTTTGCCGGCGGGATCGATGGCTTTCAAGGCTACTACGCGGGCGTGAAGGCGGGCGACAACCTCGTGATGTGGGGTGCCACCGATCCGAAGTGGCGGGGCATCGCGGTCCGTCCTGTCGAAGTGAAGGCCCGGCAGTGGTATCACCTGCGGCTGCAAGTGGCGGGGGACAATGCGAAGATCTTCGTCGATGACGAGCCGATCACGGAGAACAGCTGGCCGATCTTCGATGGCGTGGACGCTGCCTTCGCGAAAGGCGGCTTCGCCCTGCGGGCCCTGGATGGCGCGGCTTCCTTCCGCAATCTCGAGATCAAGGCGTATCGCCCGGAGGCGCTGGCAAGCAGCTACACGAATCCGGTGCAAAACGGTTGCGCGGATCCGGTAGTGCTGAAGAAGGACGGGAAGTACTACGCCTATACGACTTACAGCCCGGACTTCCCGACGATGCCGCGGGGGATCCGCCTCTACACCTCGAACAACCTGGTCAACTGGAAGGACGAGGGCTTCGTGCTGAAGAATCAGGATAGCTGGGGTGACTCGCGCTTCTGGGCACCGGACATCGTGGAGAAGGATGGCACCTTCTATCTCTACTACGCTGCGGACGAGCGGATGTGCGTGGCTACGGCCAAATCGCCGATGGGTCCCTTCAAGCAGGAGAAGGAGGCCGCGATGCTGCCGGAGAGCATCCGGATCGACGGTCATGTCTTCGAGGACGATGACGGCCAGCGTTACTTCTACTACGTGACCTTCGGCGCAGGGAACGAGATCTGGGGCGGCAAGCTCAATGAGGACATGGTGAGCGTGGATGCTTCCACACTGAAGCTGATGGTGAAGCCGGATCAGGCATGGGAACGCCACCAGGCACCGGTGACTGAGGGCGCGGAGATCCTGAAGCACAAGGGCACCTACTATCTGACCTACTCCGGCAGCCACTTCGAGAACCCGAACTACGCGGTGGGCTATGCCACCTCCGACAGTCCGCTGGGACCGTGGAAGAAATACGAGGCAAACCCGGTGATGAAGTCGACCGAGTATGCCCACGGGACGGCCCACCATTGCTTCACCGAGTCTCCCGACGGAAAGGAGATTTTCATCGTCTACCACCGCCATCACACGCTGAAGGAGACCGAGCCGCGCGCGCTTTCGATCGATCGCGTGCGCTTCGTGCCGGATCCGGCGGGTGGTCCGGACATCCTGCAGATCCACGGGCCGACGTCATCGCCGCAGCCGCTGCCTTCGGGCGCGAAGTAA
- a CDS encoding polynucleotide kinase-phosphatase — MTLRLPELSLVLLIGPSGSGKSTFARRHFKPTEIVSSDACRGMVSDDEDDQSVTAQAFAVLDFIVRQRLALGRLTVIDATNVNPEDRARLIAIAREYHFLCTAVVFTLPESLCHERNKSRPDRDFGPQVIKNQISRMKRGLRGLKNEGFRYSHFLRTPEEVDAVEGIQRDPLWNNRKQDHGPFDIIGDVHGCNEELRTLIGKLGYAIEDDVATHPEGRRLVFVGDLIDRGPDSPNVLRLAMASVKAGTAICVPGNHDMKFLRWLNGKKVQPTHGLAETIEQLEADPLDRRDLISFLDGLVSHFVFDDGKLVVAHAGLKEDMQGRGSGKVREFCLYGETTGERDEYGLPERLDWARDYRGRALVVYGHTPFAEPRWLNHTVNIDTGCCFGGALTALRYPEREIVSVPALRTYAEPAKPLLAQATIDAQLQNDRVLDLDDLRGKRYIDTTLRPAITVREENVLAALEVMSRFAVDPRWLVYLPPTMSPCGTSSQEGWLERPEEAFHYFTQQGITSVVCEEKHMGSRAVAVVCRDPEIAISRFGLKQARSGVIYTRTGRPFFTEEALEQALLERLASALERAGIWTELATEWLCLDCELMPWSAKAMELLQSQYAAVGAAGIAHSAAAAEALGIAISEDHLEPEVRAMLEGLQQRNESRGTMLDRYRAAYRQYCWDVVTLDDYKLAPFHFLAGEAGLFTDRDHPWHMSLAGRLHEADPALFQATRWREVSLADEEAVAAAIRWWEELTAAGGEGMVVKPHGFIEKGTRGLVQPAVKCRGREYLRIIYGPEYDHPDHLPRLKQRNLSHKRSMADREFALGIEGLSRFVARRPLREVHECVLAVLAMESEPVDPRL, encoded by the coding sequence ATGACCCTCCGCCTTCCAGAGCTGTCGCTGGTGCTTCTCATCGGTCCTTCGGGATCGGGGAAGTCCACCTTTGCGCGCAGGCATTTCAAGCCGACGGAGATCGTGTCGTCGGATGCGTGCCGCGGGATGGTGTCGGATGACGAGGATGACCAGAGCGTGACGGCGCAGGCCTTCGCGGTGCTGGATTTCATCGTGCGGCAACGGCTGGCACTGGGGAGGCTGACGGTGATCGATGCGACCAACGTGAATCCCGAGGACCGGGCAAGGCTGATCGCGATCGCGCGCGAGTATCATTTCCTGTGCACGGCGGTCGTCTTCACGTTGCCGGAGAGTCTCTGCCACGAGCGGAACAAATCGCGGCCGGACCGCGACTTCGGACCGCAGGTGATCAAGAACCAGATCAGCCGGATGAAGCGCGGGCTGCGCGGCCTGAAGAACGAGGGCTTCCGCTACAGCCACTTCCTGCGCACGCCGGAAGAGGTGGACGCGGTGGAGGGCATCCAGCGGGATCCCCTTTGGAACAATCGCAAGCAGGATCACGGGCCCTTCGACATCATCGGTGATGTCCATGGCTGCAATGAAGAGCTGCGCACGCTGATCGGGAAGCTCGGCTATGCGATCGAGGATGATGTGGCCACGCATCCCGAAGGCCGGCGGCTGGTGTTCGTGGGCGACTTGATCGATCGCGGGCCGGACTCCCCGAACGTGCTGCGGCTGGCGATGGCCTCGGTGAAGGCAGGCACGGCGATCTGCGTGCCGGGCAATCACGACATGAAGTTCCTGCGCTGGCTGAATGGCAAGAAGGTCCAGCCGACGCACGGACTCGCGGAGACGATCGAGCAGCTCGAAGCGGATCCGCTGGACCGGCGAGATCTCATTTCCTTCCTCGACGGGCTGGTGAGCCACTTCGTCTTCGACGATGGCAAGCTGGTGGTGGCGCATGCGGGCCTGAAGGAGGACATGCAAGGCCGCGGCTCGGGTAAGGTGCGGGAGTTCTGCCTCTATGGCGAGACAACCGGAGAGCGCGACGAGTATGGCCTGCCGGAGCGGCTTGACTGGGCACGCGACTATCGCGGTCGTGCACTGGTGGTTTATGGCCACACGCCTTTCGCAGAGCCCCGCTGGCTGAACCATACGGTGAATATCGATACCGGCTGCTGCTTCGGCGGGGCGCTGACCGCGCTGCGCTATCCGGAGCGTGAGATCGTTTCCGTGCCCGCGCTGCGGACCTATGCGGAACCGGCGAAGCCGCTGCTCGCGCAAGCCACGATCGATGCGCAGCTGCAGAATGACCGCGTGCTGGATCTGGATGACCTGCGCGGCAAGCGCTACATCGATACGACGCTGCGTCCCGCGATCACGGTGCGGGAGGAGAACGTACTGGCCGCGCTGGAAGTGATGAGCCGCTTCGCCGTGGATCCGCGCTGGCTGGTCTATCTGCCGCCGACGATGTCACCCTGTGGCACGAGCTCGCAGGAGGGCTGGCTGGAGCGGCCGGAGGAGGCTTTCCACTATTTCACGCAGCAGGGCATCACGTCCGTGGTCTGTGAGGAGAAGCACATGGGCTCGCGCGCGGTGGCGGTGGTCTGCCGGGATCCGGAGATCGCGATCAGCCGCTTCGGCCTGAAGCAAGCGCGGAGTGGGGTAATCTACACGCGGACCGGGCGGCCATTCTTCACCGAGGAAGCACTGGAGCAGGCGCTGCTGGAGCGCCTGGCATCGGCCCTTGAGCGCGCGGGCATCTGGACGGAACTCGCCACCGAATGGCTGTGCCTGGACTGCGAGCTGATGCCGTGGTCGGCGAAGGCGATGGAACTACTACAGTCCCAGTACGCAGCCGTGGGTGCCGCGGGGATCGCGCATTCCGCCGCGGCGGCAGAGGCACTGGGCATCGCGATTTCGGAAGATCATCTGGAGCCCGAAGTGCGTGCCATGCTGGAAGGCCTGCAGCAGCGCAATGAATCACGCGGGACAATGCTGGACCGCTATCGTGCCGCGTATCGCCAATACTGCTGGGATGTGGTCACGCTGGATGACTACAAGCTCGCGCCCTTCCATTTCCTCGCGGGTGAAGCCGGTCTTTTCACGGATCGCGATCATCCCTGGCACATGTCACTGGCCGGGCGGCTCCACGAAGCGGACCCGGCGCTCTTCCAGGCAACGCGCTGGCGCGAAGTTTCGCTTGCCGATGAAGAAGCGGTGGCCGCCGCCATCCGCTGGTGGGAAGAACTCACCGCAGCCGGTGGCGAGGGCATGGTGGTGAAGCCGCACGGCTTCATCGAGAAAGGCACGCGCGGGCTGGTGCAGCCTGCGGTGAAGTGCCGTGGCCGCGAGTACCTGCGGATCATCTACGGGCCGGAGTACGATCACCCCGACCACCTGCCCCGCCTGAAGCAACGGAACCTGAGCCACAAGCGCTCGATGGCGGACCGCGAGTTCGCCCTCGGCATCGAGGGGCTTTCCCGCTTCGTCGCACGACGCCCGCTGCGCGAGGTGCACGAGTGCGTGCTGGCCGTGCTGGCGATGGAGAGCGAGCCGGTGGATCCGCGCTTGTAG
- a CDS encoding KpsF/GutQ family sugar-phosphate isomerase, whose protein sequence is MDFLANARRVIEIETGALERMAARLDGSFVRAVEMLRETLDRRGKIVVVGIGKSGNIGHKIAATLNSTGATAVVLNSQNALHGDLGMVSDGDAVLLLSYSGETPELLDLLPHVKRFDVFLIALTGKTNSTLGEHSDVVLDTSVDREACPLNLAPTSSSTAMLVMGDALAMVLLEARGFTEEQFARFHPGGALGRALLTRVSDIMRAGEQLAAVSLGATVRDALEAMSKARSGACVVTETDGRLAGIFTHGDFARCYQRDAFVGDKSVADFMTRRPISVEADSLAVEAVQTIGSHRVDDVVVLDGEGRAVGLVDTQDLARLKIV, encoded by the coding sequence ATGGATTTCCTGGCGAACGCGCGGCGAGTGATCGAGATCGAGACGGGTGCGCTGGAGCGCATGGCGGCGCGGCTGGACGGGTCCTTCGTGCGGGCGGTGGAGATGCTGCGGGAAACCCTCGATCGCCGCGGGAAGATCGTGGTGGTGGGCATCGGAAAGTCCGGAAACATCGGCCACAAGATCGCCGCGACGCTGAACTCCACGGGGGCGACGGCGGTGGTGCTGAATTCCCAGAATGCCCTGCACGGCGATCTGGGCATGGTCTCGGATGGCGATGCGGTGCTGCTGCTTTCCTACTCGGGCGAGACGCCGGAGCTGCTGGACCTGCTGCCGCATGTGAAGCGCTTCGATGTTTTCCTGATCGCGCTGACGGGCAAGACGAACTCGACCCTCGGCGAGCATAGCGACGTGGTGCTGGACACCTCGGTGGATCGCGAGGCCTGTCCGCTGAACCTGGCACCGACTTCTTCCTCCACGGCGATGCTGGTGATGGGCGATGCGCTGGCCATGGTGCTGCTGGAGGCACGCGGCTTCACGGAGGAACAATTCGCGCGCTTTCACCCGGGCGGGGCGCTGGGACGGGCGCTGCTAACGCGGGTGTCCGATATCATGCGGGCGGGCGAGCAACTCGCGGCGGTGTCACTGGGCGCGACGGTGCGGGACGCGCTGGAGGCGATGTCCAAGGCGCGGTCCGGTGCCTGCGTGGTGACGGAGACGGACGGACGGCTGGCCGGGATTTTCACGCACGGCGACTTCGCGCGCTGCTACCAGCGGGATGCCTTCGTGGGAGACAAGTCGGTGGCGGATTTCATGACCCGCAGGCCGATCAGCGTGGAAGCGGATTCGCTGGCCGTGGAGGCCGTGCAGACGATCGGCTCGCACCGGGTGGACGACGTGGTGGTGCTGGACGGCGAGGGCCGGGCGGTGGGCCTCGTTGATACCCAAGACCTCGCCCGTCTCAAGATCGTTTGA